Proteins encoded within one genomic window of Amycolatopsis sp. 2-15:
- a CDS encoding sensor histidine kinase has protein sequence MKRLRRWARRWYAAWRASRLGTRLAFGLGALALVVFAIVGTVTVGFMHGYLGRRLDEQLKTSQVAQVPGLRSSHGNPEIVYSWFSAVFEVDRGVATPQPGSNLPTDLTPLADVASDATGGDVFRTVYLHGAGPYRVRACPVATDSAGRGTVLLSAAPQADLDSTVRQLVLVEVIAFLIALAILVVAGRFVLRRGLRPLSDMAGTAHDIASHDLTGTANLPVRAPGEGGGAEVAELRTAFNVMLTHIESSLAARTAANERLRRFVADASHELRTPLTSIRGYADLFRYAAANEPEEREAHLAKIREETARMSVLVDDLLLLARLDAHDAEPPVRPERVDVVLIVSGAADAFRVGRPSHPLSVAPGSSAPVFVDADPVRLRQIFDNLLANAAVHTPSGTRVGLSVSVVDSRAVIRVEDAGPGIAPEDQLRIFDRFFRVDNSRTRSAGGTGLGLSVVHSLVVEHGGTVDVASRPGRTVFTVQLPQAG, from the coding sequence GTGAAGCGGCTGCGGCGCTGGGCTCGCCGCTGGTACGCCGCATGGCGCGCGTCGCGGCTCGGCACGCGGCTGGCGTTCGGGCTCGGCGCGCTGGCGCTGGTGGTCTTCGCGATCGTGGGGACCGTCACGGTCGGGTTCATGCACGGTTACCTCGGCCGTCGCCTCGACGAGCAGCTCAAGACGAGCCAGGTCGCGCAGGTGCCGGGGCTGCGCAGCTCCCACGGCAACCCGGAAATCGTCTACTCGTGGTTCTCGGCGGTGTTCGAGGTCGACCGCGGCGTGGCGACGCCGCAGCCCGGCAGCAACTTGCCGACGGACCTCACCCCGCTCGCCGATGTCGCTTCCGACGCGACTGGCGGCGACGTGTTCCGCACGGTGTACCTCCACGGCGCCGGGCCGTATCGCGTCCGCGCGTGCCCGGTCGCGACGGATTCCGCCGGCCGCGGAACGGTGTTGCTGAGCGCGGCGCCGCAGGCGGACCTGGACAGCACGGTGCGGCAGCTGGTGCTGGTCGAGGTGATCGCGTTTCTCATCGCGCTGGCGATCCTGGTCGTGGCGGGACGCTTCGTGCTGCGCCGCGGCCTGCGACCGTTGTCGGACATGGCGGGCACGGCGCACGACATCGCGTCGCACGACCTCACGGGGACGGCGAACCTGCCGGTGCGCGCCCCGGGCGAAGGGGGCGGCGCCGAGGTGGCGGAGTTGCGCACGGCGTTCAACGTGATGCTCACGCACATCGAGTCTTCGCTCGCCGCGCGGACGGCGGCCAACGAGCGCCTTCGCCGGTTCGTGGCCGACGCGTCGCACGAGCTGCGTACGCCGCTCACGTCGATCCGGGGCTATGCCGACCTTTTCCGTTACGCGGCGGCGAACGAACCCGAGGAACGCGAGGCGCACCTGGCGAAGATTCGCGAGGAGACGGCGCGGATGAGCGTGCTCGTCGACGATCTGCTGCTGCTCGCGCGCCTCGACGCCCACGACGCGGAGCCGCCGGTGCGGCCCGAACGGGTGGACGTTGTCCTGATCGTTTCGGGCGCGGCGGATGCGTTCCGGGTGGGGCGGCCGTCGCATCCGCTTTCGGTGGCGCCGGGTTCTTCCGCACCGGTCTTCGTCGACGCGGATCCGGTGCGGCTGCGGCAGATTTTCGACAACCTGCTGGCGAATGCGGCCGTGCACACGCCTTCGGGGACTCGGGTGGGGCTGTCGGTGTCCGTGGTGGATTCTCGTGCGGTGATCCGGGTGGAGGACGCCGGGCCGGGGATCGCGCCGGAGGATCAGCTGCGGATCTTCGACCGGTTCTTCCGCGTCGACAACTCACGCACGCGGTCGGCCGGCGGCACCGGTCTGGGCCTGTCCGTGGTGCACTCGCTGGTGGTGGAGCACGGTGGGACCGTCGACGTCGCGAGCCGGCCGGGCCGGACCGTGTTCACCGTGCAGCTACCTCAGGCTGGGTGA
- a CDS encoding response regulator transcription factor, which produces MDNPNPVRLLVVDDEPHIADLVATVARYEGWQAVTAGSGAAALSRAAEFGPDIVVLDLMLPDLDGFTVLDRLREHGNAVPVVFLTAKDATADRIAGLTRGGDDYLVKPFSVEELMARLRAVLRRSISVPQAPRTAVLRVADLTLDEDTREVRRGDRLAELTPTEYELLRYLMRRSPAVVTKAQILDHVWEYDFGGRSNVVELVISHLRRKLDDGAEPLIHTVRGVGYVVRAGR; this is translated from the coding sequence GTGGACAACCCGAACCCGGTGCGGCTGCTCGTCGTCGACGACGAACCGCACATCGCCGATCTCGTCGCGACCGTGGCCCGCTACGAGGGCTGGCAGGCCGTGACCGCGGGCTCGGGCGCGGCCGCGCTCAGCCGCGCGGCGGAGTTCGGGCCCGACATCGTGGTGCTCGACCTGATGCTGCCGGACCTCGACGGGTTCACCGTGCTCGACCGCCTGCGTGAACACGGCAACGCCGTGCCCGTCGTCTTCCTGACGGCGAAGGACGCGACCGCCGACCGCATCGCCGGCCTCACACGCGGAGGCGACGACTACCTCGTGAAGCCATTCTCCGTCGAGGAGCTGATGGCGCGGCTGCGGGCGGTGCTTCGCCGGAGCATCTCTGTGCCGCAGGCGCCGCGCACCGCAGTGTTGCGCGTGGCGGACCTGACGCTCGACGAGGACACGCGCGAGGTCCGCCGCGGCGATCGGCTCGCCGAGCTGACGCCGACCGAGTACGAGCTCCTGCGGTACCTCATGCGCCGTTCGCCGGCCGTGGTCACGAAGGCGCAGATCCTCGACCACGTGTGGGAGTACGACTTCGGCGGTCGGTCCAATGTGGTCGAGCTGGTGATCTCGCACCTGCGCCGCAAGCTCGACGACGGCGCCGAACCGCTGATCCACACCGTGCGCGGCGTCGGCTACGTCGTGCGGGCGGGCCGGTGA
- a CDS encoding ferredoxin reductase family protein, giving the protein MSVLTPIAVPPRPAVAPRVVAKAWIFAFLAANVMLATVFFALGDLSDDPLISAGRLAGIYAAQAMAVQLLLVARLPWLDRRLGMDRLTSWHRWTGFSLLWLLVAHVVLVVVGYAGIERTNAADELVQLANTTEGILRAIVAFALILVVGAASARFARKRMAYETWHFVHLYTYAAVVLAFTHQIAVGQSFASHPAARAYWWTLWLGAGLAVLAGRVLLPLRRNLRHRLRVVAVVPESPDTVSVYMTGRDLDRLPARAGQFFLWRFLTRERWWQANPFSLSAAPDGRTLRLTAKAVGSSSASLRSLPIGTRVFAEGPYGAFTTIHQQRPNALLVAGGVGITPIRALLEDVSGHVVLLYRVRTPADAVLLPELHALAKTRGAVVHVLSGPSDLHGPHGPVLGPAALHALVPDIGDRDVFVCGPPGMTSAVLRSLRELRVPGTQVHAERFSLAA; this is encoded by the coding sequence GTGAGTGTCCTGACCCCGATCGCCGTCCCGCCCCGCCCGGCGGTGGCGCCCCGCGTGGTCGCCAAGGCGTGGATCTTCGCGTTCCTGGCAGCCAACGTGATGCTCGCCACGGTGTTCTTCGCCCTCGGCGACCTGTCGGACGACCCGTTGATCAGCGCCGGGCGCCTCGCCGGCATCTACGCGGCGCAGGCCATGGCCGTGCAGCTGCTGCTCGTCGCGCGCCTGCCGTGGCTAGACCGCCGGCTCGGCATGGACCGGCTCACGTCGTGGCACCGCTGGACGGGCTTCAGCCTGCTGTGGCTGCTGGTCGCCCACGTCGTGCTGGTGGTCGTCGGCTACGCGGGCATCGAGCGCACGAACGCGGCCGACGAGCTGGTGCAGCTGGCCAACACCACCGAGGGGATCCTGCGCGCGATCGTCGCGTTCGCGCTCATCCTCGTGGTCGGCGCGGCTTCCGCCCGCTTCGCGCGCAAGCGGATGGCCTACGAGACGTGGCATTTCGTACACCTCTACACCTACGCTGCCGTGGTCCTGGCCTTCACGCACCAGATCGCCGTCGGGCAGTCGTTCGCGAGCCACCCGGCCGCCCGCGCGTACTGGTGGACGCTGTGGCTGGGCGCGGGTCTGGCCGTGCTGGCCGGGCGCGTGCTCCTGCCGTTGCGACGGAACCTGCGGCACCGCCTGCGCGTGGTCGCCGTGGTACCCGAGTCGCCCGACACCGTGTCCGTCTACATGACCGGCCGCGACCTCGACCGGCTGCCGGCCCGCGCGGGGCAGTTCTTCCTGTGGCGCTTCCTCACGCGTGAGCGCTGGTGGCAGGCCAACCCGTTCTCCCTCTCGGCCGCGCCCGACGGCCGCACGCTGCGGCTCACCGCCAAGGCCGTCGGCAGCTCCAGCGCGAGCCTGCGGTCCCTGCCGATCGGCACGCGCGTGTTCGCCGAAGGCCCATACGGCGCCTTCACCACCATCCACCAGCAACGACCGAACGCCCTGCTGGTCGCCGGCGGCGTCGGCATCACGCCGATCCGCGCCCTGCTCGAAGACGTGAGCGGTCACGTCGTGCTGCTCTACCGCGTGCGGACACCGGCCGACGCCGTGCTTCTCCCCGAGCTGCACGCACTCGCCAAGACGCGGGGCGCGGTCGTGCACGTCCTCAGTGGACCGTCGGATCTGCACGGCCCGCACGGTCCCGTGCTGGGTCCCGCCGCGCTCCACGCGCTGGTGCCGGACATCGGTGACCGCGATGTGTTCGTGTGCGGTCCGCCCGGGATGACGTCGGCCGTGCTGCGCAGCCTGCGGGAGCTGCGGGTGCCCGGCACCCAGGTCCACGCCGAACGCTTCAGCCTGGCCGCGTGA
- a CDS encoding FMN-binding protein, which yields MNKTIFVVALSIAGFVAVWRFDPTPATSSTTATSAPQVSTAPSTSAGSGAVTTQGSAESTEFGTVQVQVSFSGSRITDVTLVQQPDSGRGVDAIPLLREEALQAQSADIDTVSGATQTSESYIKSLQAALDAKGS from the coding sequence ATGAATAAGACGATTTTCGTGGTCGCGCTGTCGATCGCCGGGTTCGTGGCCGTGTGGCGGTTCGACCCGACGCCGGCGACGAGCAGCACCACCGCCACGAGTGCCCCGCAGGTCAGCACCGCACCGTCCACTTCGGCCGGTTCCGGCGCCGTGACCACTCAGGGCAGCGCCGAGTCGACCGAGTTCGGCACCGTGCAGGTGCAGGTGTCCTTCTCCGGCAGCCGGATCACCGACGTCACCCTCGTGCAGCAGCCCGACAGCGGCCGCGGCGTCGACGCGATCCCGCTGCTGCGCGAGGAAGCCCTGCAAGCGCAGAGCGCGGACATCGACACCGTCTCGGGTGCGACCCAGACCAGCGAGTCGTACATCAAGTCGCTGCAGGCGGCGCTCGACGCGAAGGGCTCGTGA
- a CDS encoding FAD:protein FMN transferase codes for MATHVEQVMGLPVSLDLRDEGDFTGAVADAFRWLREVDARFSPFRSGSEVCRYDRGETTELSADLDEVLGLCAYYEDLSGGAFSARLPGRGLDPCAVVKGWAVQRAADRLHAAGARRFCLNAGGDVVTAGEPEPGRPWRVGIRHPEQPEAVCAVVASRDGAVATSAAYERGTHVLDGRTGLPATGLLSVTVVAEDLTHADALATAAFALGADGIAWAAEQPGCDVLIVDAQRRVHRSPGLALACPECPQCTR; via the coding sequence ATGGCCACGCACGTCGAGCAGGTGATGGGCCTGCCGGTGTCGCTCGACCTGCGCGACGAAGGCGACTTCACCGGCGCCGTCGCCGACGCGTTCCGGTGGCTGCGCGAGGTCGACGCCCGCTTCAGCCCGTTTCGCTCCGGCAGCGAGGTCTGCCGTTACGACCGCGGCGAAACCACCGAACTCAGCGCGGACCTCGACGAGGTGCTCGGCCTCTGCGCGTACTACGAAGACCTCTCCGGCGGCGCCTTCTCCGCCCGCCTGCCCGGCCGGGGCCTGGACCCGTGCGCCGTCGTCAAAGGCTGGGCCGTGCAGCGCGCCGCCGATCGCCTCCACGCAGCCGGTGCTCGGCGGTTCTGCCTCAACGCCGGCGGCGACGTCGTCACCGCGGGCGAGCCGGAGCCCGGACGGCCGTGGCGCGTCGGCATCCGCCACCCCGAACAGCCCGAAGCCGTGTGCGCCGTGGTCGCCTCTCGCGACGGCGCCGTCGCCACCTCGGCCGCGTACGAACGCGGCACCCACGTGCTCGACGGCCGCACCGGCCTGCCCGCCACCGGCCTGCTGAGCGTCACCGTGGTCGCCGAAGACCTCACGCACGCCGACGCGCTGGCCACCGCCGCGTTCGCCCTCGGCGCCGACGGCATCGCCTGGGCGGCCGAGCAACCCGGCTGCGACGTGCTGATCGTCGACGCCCAGCGGCGCGTCCACCGTTCCCCCGGCCTCGCGCTCGCCTGTCCCGAGTGTCCACAGTGCACTCGGTGA
- a CDS encoding PQQ-binding-like beta-propeller repeat protein gives MGLLWFVAGAVVAAALGLARSRKVRIVAAVLGIATAVAAVVRLVLDVRAGVPGLDTPVLAVGAVGVAIGLFDATSWRIRPAGVLVALVVLAAGVAAPFVADRAATASTTQGVPNLTSEPVAEKPGGRQWSWQPPADVSAMVAAGHGVVVAAADGSVTALDGLDGSRDWSYARPGARVHALLASADRRTVVAAFASKTDSSNDLVVVLDADTGTARFDRVVPSVLVETGEILVGTKTLTIRDDAYAGFDLRTGDELWRWSAPAGCLNPYTLPAQARTVVLAALECGRSAGLVALDEVTGHERWRHVVETTGPDDERLDLSPATTTDGAVVWLRLVGRAAADGSVLNGLFDTETGRLLAQPDATRWVRTDVGPIPVIEQEKTSAEALDPGTGTTYPIDLGACPVRSADATTPHTYLRACQDTGRDLTLLVQGFDGSAPTSRVVRMDGSGSLSDLRLVPAPGAIVLARSTSGGTPAPVVGFPS, from the coding sequence GTGGGGCTGCTGTGGTTCGTCGCCGGGGCGGTTGTCGCCGCGGCGCTGGGGCTGGCGCGGTCGCGCAAGGTGCGAATCGTGGCGGCGGTCCTCGGGATCGCCACCGCCGTGGCCGCCGTGGTGCGGCTGGTGCTCGACGTGCGGGCTGGCGTGCCCGGCCTGGACACCCCGGTGCTCGCCGTGGGTGCGGTGGGGGTCGCGATCGGGCTGTTCGACGCCACGTCGTGGCGGATCCGTCCCGCCGGCGTGCTGGTGGCTCTCGTGGTGCTCGCCGCGGGGGTGGCAGCGCCGTTCGTCGCGGACCGGGCCGCCACCGCGAGCACGACCCAGGGCGTGCCGAACCTGACCTCCGAACCCGTGGCCGAAAAGCCCGGCGGCCGGCAGTGGTCCTGGCAGCCACCGGCCGACGTGAGCGCGATGGTGGCCGCGGGACACGGGGTCGTCGTCGCGGCCGCCGACGGTTCGGTGACGGCGCTCGACGGGCTCGACGGCAGCCGCGACTGGTCCTACGCCCGGCCCGGCGCCCGGGTCCACGCGCTGCTCGCGTCCGCCGACCGGCGCACGGTCGTGGCCGCTTTCGCGTCGAAGACCGACAGCAGCAACGACCTGGTGGTCGTCCTCGACGCCGACACCGGCACCGCGCGCTTCGACCGCGTGGTGCCGTCGGTCCTGGTCGAGACCGGCGAGATCCTGGTGGGCACCAAGACCTTGACCATCCGCGACGACGCGTACGCCGGCTTCGACCTCCGGACCGGCGACGAGCTCTGGCGCTGGTCCGCGCCGGCCGGTTGCCTGAACCCGTACACCTTGCCCGCGCAAGCCCGGACCGTGGTGCTCGCCGCGCTGGAGTGCGGGCGTTCCGCGGGACTCGTCGCGCTCGACGAGGTGACGGGTCACGAACGCTGGCGCCACGTGGTCGAGACCACCGGGCCCGACGACGAACGGCTCGACCTCTCGCCGGCCACCACCACCGACGGCGCCGTCGTGTGGCTGCGGCTCGTCGGCCGCGCCGCCGCCGACGGCTCGGTTCTCAACGGCCTGTTCGACACCGAGACCGGCCGGCTGCTGGCCCAGCCGGACGCGACGCGGTGGGTCCGCACGGACGTGGGGCCGATTCCCGTGATCGAACAGGAAAAGACGTCCGCCGAGGCCCTCGATCCCGGAACCGGCACCACGTATCCGATCGACCTCGGCGCCTGCCCCGTGCGCTCGGCCGACGCCACCACCCCGCACACCTACCTGCGCGCGTGCCAGGACACGGGCCGCGACCTGACCCTTCTGGTGCAGGGTTTCGACGGCAGCGCGCCGACCAGCCGGGTGGTGCGGATGGACGGCTCGGGCTCGCTGTCGGACCTGCGGCTCGTGCCGGCGCCGGGCGCGATCGTCCTGGCGCGTAGCACGTCCGGCGGCACACCCGCGCCGGTCGTCGGCTTCCCCAGCTGA
- a CDS encoding VOC family protein, with the protein MPSIVENTTFDCADPYALAQFWSGVLGRPVADEDEPGDPEVGIELDHGGTLLFIRVPETKTVKNRIHLCLTPEGPRDAEVERLLAAGATMFDDQRRPDGTGWAVLHDPEGNEFCVLRSKAEKAAK; encoded by the coding sequence ATGCCGTCCATCGTCGAGAACACCACCTTCGACTGCGCCGATCCGTATGCGCTGGCCCAGTTCTGGAGCGGCGTCCTCGGCCGGCCCGTCGCCGACGAGGACGAGCCGGGCGACCCGGAGGTCGGCATCGAGCTCGACCACGGCGGCACGCTGCTGTTCATCCGCGTGCCCGAGACCAAGACCGTGAAGAACCGCATCCACCTGTGCCTCACTCCCGAAGGCCCGCGCGACGCCGAGGTCGAGCGCCTGCTCGCCGCCGGCGCGACGATGTTCGACGACCAGCGCCGACCCGACGGCACCGGTTGGGCCGTGCTGCACGACCCGGAAGGCAACGAGTTCTGCGTGCTGCGCAGCAAGGCCGAGAAAGCGGCGAAGTGA
- a CDS encoding class I SAM-dependent methyltransferase, with protein MTNSFDLNRANWDERAAVHAKSEYYGFERFRTDPEYLSDVVRFDLPRLGDVSCLRGVHLQCHIGTDTLSLSRLGARMSGLDLSPGSLVQARRLADSVGAEIDYHEANTYDAVDVFGEGTFDLVYTGIGALCWLPRIAEWATVVARLLKPGGRLFLREGHPMLWGLDDEAERAGPKYDYFEHAEPLVWDDDTTYVDTDDPLTKTTTHSWNHSLGEIITALLENGLTLTAFTEHDTVPWNALPHEMHQVDGGEWRLRENPRRLAASYTLQAAKVS; from the coding sequence GTGACCAACTCGTTCGACCTCAACCGCGCCAACTGGGACGAGCGCGCGGCGGTGCACGCGAAGTCCGAGTACTACGGCTTCGAGCGCTTCCGCACGGACCCCGAGTACCTCAGCGACGTCGTGCGGTTCGACCTCCCGCGTCTCGGTGACGTCTCTTGCCTGCGCGGCGTGCACCTGCAGTGCCACATCGGCACGGACACGCTTTCCTTGTCCCGCCTGGGCGCGCGGATGTCCGGCCTCGACCTCTCCCCCGGCTCGCTGGTGCAAGCGCGCAGGCTCGCGGACAGCGTCGGCGCGGAGATCGACTACCACGAGGCCAACACCTACGACGCTGTCGACGTGTTCGGCGAAGGCACGTTCGACCTCGTCTACACCGGCATCGGCGCGCTGTGCTGGCTGCCGCGGATCGCCGAGTGGGCCACGGTCGTGGCGAGGTTGCTGAAGCCGGGCGGGCGGTTGTTCCTGCGCGAAGGCCACCCGATGCTGTGGGGGCTCGACGACGAAGCCGAGCGCGCGGGGCCGAAATACGACTACTTCGAGCACGCCGAACCGCTCGTGTGGGACGACGACACCACCTACGTCGACACCGACGATCCGCTCACCAAGACCACCACGCACTCGTGGAACCACTCACTGGGCGAAATCATCACGGCGCTGCTGGAAAACGGCCTCACGCTCACCGCGTTCACCGAACACGACACCGTGCCGTGGAATGCGCTGCCGCACGAAATGCACCAGGTCGACGGCGGCGAATGGCGACTGCGCGAGAACCCGCGGCGCCTCGCGGCGAGCTACACCCTGCAGGCGGCGAAGGTTTCCTAG